In the Candidozyma auris chromosome 5, complete sequence genome, TCTGCTAAGCAGCtcatcttgatgaacttgtgTGAGTTCATCGAAGACTGTGAATACACAGAATTGTCTGTGAGAATATTACACTTGTTGGGTGACGAGGGTCCAGCCACTGCCAATCCGTCGTACTATATCAGACACATCTACAATAGATTGGTTTTGGAGAATTCCATAGTCAGATCGTCCGCTGTCATTGCCTTATCCAAATTCGCTGTTCAATGCGATGAGACTGTTGCACAGAACGTCAAAATTTTGCTCAGTAGATGTTTGAacgatgttgatgatgaagttaGAGATCGTGCATCTTTGTCATTGAGTTTCATCGACAGTAAACGTCCTCAGTTGGTCGTCACAGAAGTGGGTTTCAATTTGGCGGCTTTGGAAAGCAAGTTGTCTCATTACCTCAATGACGAAAGTAACTTTGGACATAAGTTTGACATCGATGAGATTCCATTGCTTAGTAAGGAGGAGCAGAAATCTCTTGAGTACAATACGAAGAttaagaagttggagaagactgatgatgttgagattGAGAGCGAGAAGTCCTCCGCAGGCACAAGATCTAAGGAGGAGTCTCAAGGTGCAAGTGACAATGCTCAAGAGTATTTGAGACAACAAGAGTACGCTGCCAACTTGTCTAGTATTCCAGAATTTGCTGGTCATGGTAAGTTGACGAGTTCCTCCGCCTCGCCATTGTATTTGACTGACAGGGAGAATGAGTTCGTTGTTACCGTTGTCAAACACTTCTTTGTGGAGACACAAAAACTTATATTGCAGTTCGATGTGACGAACACTTTGTCATCCTTGGTATTGCAGGATGTCAGTGTTGTTGCTCAGCCGGACAACGAGCTCTACGAGGAGGAGTTCACCCTCCCATTGGCTGAATTGAAGCCTGAGCAAACAGGAAGCACCTATGTATCATTCAACACGCCGGCCATCGGTGATGACGATCTTCTTGCAGCTTTCGGAAACACTCTTATATACACTTCGAAGGATACtatcgatgaagaaggcaACATAGATCCAGCTGATGAAGGCATCGAAGATGAATACCAGATTGACGACTTGGAGGTAACAGCTGGTGACTTCATTCAGCCAATGTACAACTCCAATTTTACTAGCATCTTTGACCAGTTGCCCGAAAGCGAAGGCAGTGTGGTGACAATCGGTGGTGTTTCCAACTTGGAGAACGCtgtcaacaagttgaagaagagtttgaACGCTATGCCATTGGATGGCTCCGACTACGTTCCAGCCGACCTGACCGCCCACGTTTTGAAGTTGCTAGGAAAAGATTTGTGGGGTGGAAAAGTCGGAGTGTTGGTGAGACTTGCGCAAACCCAGGGTAAAGTTGTTGCTAAGTTGCAGGTGAAGGGAGAGACACCAGGCTTCGCAGGGGTGGTTGCCAATGGAGTGCAGTAGACATGAAAACGATTACATAAACTATAAAATCTTATCAAGTATAATCATTTTCGTAATGAATGAAAGTAGGGTTTATGAATGCAGTGATTGGCGTTGCTTCAACGCTTTGTAGAAAATTCCACCAGATAAATAAACGAGCAAAGCGGCCAACAAGATGAGAACAAATATCCAAATGGCAGCTAGGTTGTCAGCTTTAGCTGCTGTAGGACACGCTAGGTGAGAGCGAACCTCGAAGAAGTACGTACACTCGTCGACCGCGGCAACGTAGGATACATGTGCTTTAGTTAACATATCTCTGTCACAAGTAAACGTGAGTATGGTTCTCCTTCTAAGAGGGGTGCCATCTTTGAACGTCATCCCATTGCAATTTGATCCGTTCTCATAAGTCAAGGTGAgtttcttgcccttgaacATGGGTCTTGTAGATACCTGGCCCATCAGAATATAGCGACCTGTTTCCTGGTCAATATAGTACGCCCCAACCTGAGAGGCGTTTAGCGAGTCTACAACCTCTACATTCGGTAGAAGGTGTCTCTTTATGGCACCCAGACACACGCCCACGGTATAGTTATGACCAGAGTCGTAGCCTTTGGCAGACCACAGAAGTTGTTTCACATCGTGGCCATGGCCAGCCACCACTGACAAGCCACGCAAGTCAATAAAGCCCTTATGAGGAGAGAGCACCGTACAGGGGTCGAGTTCGAGCTCATCGTGATCAGAATGTGGCGCTGCCGACTCACCTTCCTTCAGAGGTTCTTGCACCTCATGCACCAAATTGTATAGGGAGGGAAACGCGTGCGGTTCAAGCGAGTGCTGGGGTCGTTGCTCAACAATAAAGAGACCAACGGCCACGAATATGGCCACCGCTAGGAGTGCCAAGCGGCGGGTATAGCGGGGCGGCATGAAAAAGTGTTGAGGTTTatcgaggagttgaagatgatgatgttcGCACCGATGAGGCTTAATACAAGGTACTTAAAccgaagaaggagttgacCAGTAGGAGCATAAATATGCTATGGATTTCGAAGGATGAAAGAGAATGAATTAGTAGGAGAAGGGTTTGTAAGGGGTTTTTGgttgaagtacttggaaGTAAAAGATTTTTTGAGGAAGTGAAAAGTAGTTGTACTGAAGAGGAGTTATCAAGTAGCCTCGTCGCGGGCGATTATATAAGAGAAGTGGaatttgttgttggtgagaTGAATTGAATCAGATTCAGTCAGACCATATCGTGGAAATGGCTATCTTGATTTTTAGCATAGGATTGAGCTTGTCAGAGAAAGTGTGCTCTTGCTAAACTGGCCtgtattttgcagccactagGTGATAATGCGCTCAAAGAGGAAAAACGTCAAGAGAGGTTGAGACGGTCAACGAAATAACgatgaaatgaaaaaaCAAAATGGGCAAGCAAACTGAAAGACACTGGATGTATGTGACATTCTTTGTTTTAAAATCAGTCATTATATGCTTTGCATCTGGTATAGAAAGGATTGCCAGCCACGACAATCACTGAATTATATGTATTGCGGTCTGTCTCTTAGTGAAAAGGGTAACGGAGTGAACAAATATGACCATTTTTGGAATCTCGTTGCAATTCAGACCACCAAGAGGTGTTCTCAATTGCTTCCCCCTATTCACCATGCGCTCACCATCACCGCTGTTTCTACAAACACTCCAGAAGTACAAAGTAGCCAAACATACGAGAATTTATGAAACAAGCCGACATTTTAATTCACCAGATACAGTGAAAATCTGTTTCTCCTGGCCTTCTGGCTTTCAATCCACCTTGTCTTCTGGTATTGCACGTGACCACACTCGTAACTCACACTGTAGCGCGTGCAGCCCTGTTGCTTTGGACCTCAAACATCACCTTCTTCCACAATGGATCCTTGGAATAGTAGTGTGTCTCAGGGAGTCATAGGCGGTATGCCTCCTCTCTTTGACTACTCAGATCCGCTTTTGTCTCGTCTTTTGGACACAAAGAAGGCACTTCAGAACTCAGTTGATGCTTCCAACGAGATCACCGAAAACGAAGAGGACCAGGTGCCCAGAGTGTCGGCGCAATTCCAATTCTTATCGGCTGTTTGTGAAGGCGACCTCATTACTGTCGAGTCTGTCGCCAAGGATCACCCGGAAGTGGTGCATCAGATGTACCCACAAGATGAAGGCGTGTCTCCACTTATCTTTGCAGTGGCTTTCGACCACCAGGATGTCGCCGAGTCGCTCTTGTCTACACATGGCGTCGACCCCGATGTTGCTGACGAGACACCAATTGGATATTCGCCGCTAATGTGGGCAGTGCACTTGAGAAACTTACACAtggtgaagcttcttctaGATTATCAAGCAGATCCTTACAATGCGCCCAAAGGCGATGGCAAGGATGCTGTGTCATTGGTCACAATGGAGGACCCAACCATGTATGAATTTTTCAGAAGCCATAATCTATTGAATAGGGGTCTGAACAGAGAGAGTGAGGTATATGAGTCCGACCCCTTCCAACACGACTCCACGGACTTGGACCCTGTCACGCATCAGATCCGGATGCAGACAGCTGGATTATCACTTGACAtggatgatgacgacgacgatgtTCGggagaaggagttggatGAAGAGGCCGAGTTATCCCTCGACACTGAACTCGTGCAAACCCCACCATACGATTACGAGAAGCTTCTCCCAGAGcagttcatcaagtttaCTGACTCCGACATTACTTCCTTACTTGACTACATCTTTGGGTTGAGAACAACGAATACCTCATTGCAGCATTCTACAAAAGTTCCGGCAGCAATTGTCTTTCAACTAGTGAGATACTCTCATTTTAAGGTCCACAGTAAGGAATTGACGGAATTCTTGTTTGAGTGTTTTGTCGCTAGGTTGCGCACAGTTACTAACACAAAATCAGGTGTGTTTAATATGGCTGTAGCGGAACAAAACGGCGACAAAACAGCGGCATTGCTAGGTGCCGGCGACATTGTGTTGTTGAGTTATTGGCTCTCAGCCATACAATTTTTGCATTTCTACTTTGCCAAGGCCAACTTGTATCATGACTATCCTGCGTTTCTCCAAGAGTTTGTGAACATCACGCAGTCATTGATTGCAACTCTTTCATTTTCGATCAACACGAGACTTAATCTTCTTGTCGATGACTGCTTGCTCAAGTTCACAAACTTAGTGGACGTATCCTCAGTGTTGTACGCCAAGGACTGGaaccttttcaaaaacaagcCAAATATCAAGGATCAGCCTAGTACATACGACGATATTTTGGATATGCTTTACCCTCCCACTAtgaaagagttgatgaagcCTTCTCCTCTCAAGTATGTTCAAGTTCTCGGGGCTCTTGACTATGTTCTCAAGATTCACGACGTTGATCCTCTCTTGAGACTTCAGACATATTCTCAAGTATTTTACTATATCAACGCTATAATTTTCAACAGGATCATGGCAAATTCCAAATTATGTTCACGTGCAAAAGCGATCCAGATCCGTCTCAATGTGTCTACCTTGGAAGATTGGCTAAGATCACACAATTACAGCATTTACAAGCCTGATAAGGCAGGCGGACTAATTGACTTACTTGAGCCAGAAGAAGGCGGCCACCAACTCAAGCTTCACAACTTACTTGATGAGTCTTCAAATACTGAAGGGAATGTCCCCAACAACAAGGACCCCCATAGTCTTGCATTCTACTATAGATCATTGTATCATATTGGCAAAAGCCAGTTAATGCCCACCATAGAGTTGTTGCAATGGTTGCAATGCATGTCGGCTCTCAAAGATGAGGAAAGTCTCATCAACACAATCAATCAATTTGATACCCTTAATTACTTCCAACTTTTCAAGGTTGCCAACAAACTCTATAGATACGAGGTGGACGAGGAGAAACTACCAAAACCACTTGTCCAGTATCTAAAGCGACTCATGAACGAACAAGGAGAGACGCAAATCAGCCGAAGCCTTTTGCATTACATGACGCAAAGTACATTCTTGCTGAAGGAGTTGTACATATACCTCAACCCTAACTATATTTTCGGGGTTGCCTTGCCTAATTTGAACGAGCTAATAGTTCGGTACGGTGCTGGATTGGGTGGCGTGAAAGCTCTTCGGGCGAAGAAGTTCCAGCCCACCCTTCCAGTTACAGTGTTGgacgatgttgatgaaattTTGACCAAGAATAGAGAGTCCAATGTTAACGACACCTACGACTACGAAGAGAGGTCGcatgatgatgacaatgAAGCTGTTGCTGGCGGTAACGGTGATGAGAATGGGCTCGATGAACGCTCAGGATTTGATTCTAGTGCACGGTCTTTCAAGGGTGACGAGCTTTTTAAGACGGCACAGGTTCCCCTGATTGTAGCGCACAGAGACTGGGGTGACAATGAGGAAAACCCTTGGTAATAGAAATACATGTGTCATCATTGTATTGCGTGTATTAGCACAGATATGCTAACTTTTGTATGTACATAAGCTGAAGTGAAAGGACATGCTAGAATTTGGAGGGTTACATTTGTGAGACAAAATTGTtattcttgatcttggcattgttggccttgttgatctGTTTTTTCCTCCACTTCATGATGTCTGTCTCCTTCAATTGTTGATCcatcttttctttgttgaggcaGTCCCACAACCATTCAGGGtactcttcatctttcaaGGCGACTGGTTCATCACCAGATTTCCTGATTTTGAGGTTAAGCACCGTACCAGCAGGACAAATCGATTCTCTAGCAGCAACAGAAGCTGATAGGCTTCTTGTAGCGAGGaaacgaagaggaagcaTGGATTTCCAGTTATAAGAAGATGCAGTTTGTatgaacttgatgatgataagGTCGTGTCTTGCACAAATATATCTCTAACGTCAATATACTGGGTATATAGCTACTTCAGGATTTCATGAGGATTTACGATCAAGCCAAAAAGATCTACCGGTAAAGAAAGCTCGTAGTTGTACTTCATTGATCTCTTTCCACGTGACGACGTTCGCCTGAGTGCGTTCATATAGACTCGCAAGATGTAggttgcgaaaaaaaaatcgcCGAAAAATGGAAGGTTTGAGTATTCTCATCTTTAGCTAATATGGCcccaaaaaagaaaggacCCGTTGAAAAACCAATTTTGCTCGGAAGACCAGgcaacaacttgaagtcTGGTATTGTCGGCTTAGCCAACGTCGGCAAGTCCACCTTCTTCCAGGCAATCACCAGATGTCCCTTGGGAAACCCCGCAAACTACCCATTCGCTACCATCgagccagaagaagctcgtGTCATTGTTCCAAGTCCTCGTTTCGACAAATTGTGTGAATTGTACAAGCCTAAGTCGGAAGTCCCAGCTTTCATGACCATTTACGACATTGCCGGTTTGACTAAAGGTGCCAGTGCAGGTGAAGGTTTGGGTAACAATttcttggccaacatcAGAGCTGTTGATGCCATTTACCAGGTTGTCAGATGTTTCGAAGATTCCGAGATCATCCACATTAATGACGAGGTCAACCCTGTAGCTGACttggagatcatcaaggatgAGTTGAGATTGAAGGACATTGAATTCGCAACCAAGCATTTGGAGGgtattgagaagatcaccaagAGAGGTGGCCAGTCTTTAGaagtgaagcaaaagaaggaggaggccGAATTGGTCAAGAGAATCATCCAGCTCTTGGAAGACGGTGGCAGAGTGGCCAACCAGAAGTGGACACAGAAGGAGGTTGAGGTGATCAACTCTATGTTCCTCTTGACGGCCAAGCCATGTATTTACTTGCTCAACTTGAGCGAACGTGACTAtgtgagaaagaagaacaagtggttgttgaagatcaaggagtGGGTTGACGCCAACTCCCCTGGTGACGTGATCATCCCTATCTCTGTGTCGTTGGAGTCTCACTTGTCTCAATTGGAGACTGACGAGGAGAGAGACGCCTACTGCAAGGAGATTGGCGCTCAGTCCATCTTGCCCAAGGTCATCACTACCATGAGACAGAAGTTggacttgatctccttcttcacatgTGGTCAAGACGAGGTGAGAGAGTGGACCATCAGAAGATACTATACCGCTCCGCAGGCCGCTGGTGTCATCCACACAGATTTGGAGAGAACGTTCATCTTAGCCAATGTCATGAAATACGACGACTTGATCGAGCTAGGCGACGAAGCCACTGTCAAGGCCAATGGTAAGTTGATGCAGAAGGGTAAGGACTACTTTGTCGAGGATGGTGATATCTTGCACATCAAGGCTGCCGA is a window encoding:
- the SEC21 gene encoding coatomer subunit gamma, whose product is MSVSSYKSQDPYSSASVPDKMAVFQECLQQFNASPVDAKKCRQLLAKLLRLIYQGESFPSQESTTLFFSISKLFQHKNSSLRQLVYLTIKELSATSQDILMVTSSIMKDIQSGSLIYKPNAIRTLSKVLDPTTVSASERLFKNCLVDKNPIVSSAALISSYNLLPIAKDVVKRFTNETLETIQSYKQFPSDQFQLHEYYGASTTNLPANSYMYQYHALGLLYQLRNHDKMSLMKLITSLADGPALKNSLSIIQLIRYINKVLLDDESLITHLHPILAGFLKHKSDMVELEACKTLIGLQHLIKEDDFMNIILTLQKLLSVPRTATRFAAVRLINKISIKHPEKIMVVNLELEGLINDSNRSVSTLAITTLLKTLGVGTVESASASSSENVDRLISKMTSMMDEITEDFKITIIEAIENLALKFPSKHKKLVSFLSDLLRDDGTLQLKSSIVDALFDLIKFLSDKSAKQLILMNLCEFIEDCEYTELSVRILHLLGDEGPATANPSYYIRHIYNRLVLENSIVRSSAVIALSKFAVQCDETVAQNVKILLSRCLNDVDDEVRDRASLSLSFIDSKRPQLVVTEVGFNLAALESKLSHYLNDESNFGHKFDIDEIPLLSKEEQKSLEYNTKIKKLEKTDDVEIESEKSSAGTRSKEESQGASDNAQEYLRQQEYAANLSSIPEFAGHGKLTSSSASPLYLTDRENEFVVTVVKHFFVETQKLILQFDVTNTLSSLVLQDVSVVAQPDNELYEEEFTLPLAELKPEQTGSTYVSFNTPAIGDDDLLAAFGNTLIYTSKDTIDEEGNIDPADEGIEDEYQIDDLEVTAGDFIQPMYNSNFTSIFDQLPESEGSVVTIGGVSNLENAVNKLKKSLNAMPLDGSDYVPADSTAHVLKLLGKDLWGGKVGVLVRLAQTQGKVVAKLQVKGETPGFAGVVANGVQ
- the MRPL37 gene encoding mitochondrial 54S ribosomal protein mL54, whose translation is MLPLRFLATRSLSASVAARESICPAGTVLNLKIRKSGDEPVALKDEEYPEWLWDCLNKEKMDQQLKETDIMKWRKKQINKANNAKIKNNNFVSQM
- the YBN5 gene encoding Obg-like ATPase — encoded protein: MAPKKKGPVEKPILLGRPGNNLKSGIVGLANVGKSTFFQAITRCPLGNPANYPFATIEPEEARVIVPSPRFDKLCELYKPKSEVPAFMTIYDIAGLTKGASAGEGLGNNFLANIRAVDAIYQVVRCFEDSEIIHINDEVNPVADLEIIKDELRLKDIEFATKHLEGIEKITKRGGQSLEVKQKKEEAELVKRIIQLLEDGGRVANQKWTQKEVEVINSMFLLTAKPCIYLLNLSERDYVRKKNKWLLKIKEWVDANSPGDVIIPISVSLESHLSQLETDEERDAYCKEIGAQSILPKVITTMRQKLDLISFFTCGQDEVREWTIRRYYTAPQAAGVIHTDLERTFILANVMKYDDLIELGDEATVKANGKLMQKGKDYFVEDGDILHIKAAEGKAR